In the genome of Streptomyces sp. V2I9, one region contains:
- a CDS encoding rhomboid family intramembrane serine protease produces MIEWRQADRRTTAGRIRDAAAASGAPVTYGLIAACGVVFLISPLSGFGGVTHRGEDALLAARAAYFERWGVIPAELWEGSAHALITPFTALFVHGSWLHLLGNLLFLYVFGAMAEERMGRVRFALFYVGCGYAALVCYAAAHVDSEQTLVGASGAISAVLGAFLYLFPKARVTSLFPFLFFLPLRFPAWIVLVFWFALQWAAAQSAGSGPGVAYLAHVAGFAAGFLCAWGLHGRRTRVKVPATATEGDSQP; encoded by the coding sequence ATGATCGAGTGGCGGCAGGCGGACCGGCGGACCACGGCCGGGAGGATCCGGGACGCGGCGGCGGCGAGCGGCGCCCCGGTCACGTACGGACTCATCGCCGCCTGCGGCGTGGTGTTCCTGATCAGCCCGCTCTCCGGGTTCGGCGGCGTCACCCACCGGGGCGAGGACGCGCTGCTCGCCGCCCGGGCCGCGTACTTCGAGCGGTGGGGAGTGATCCCCGCCGAGCTGTGGGAGGGATCGGCACACGCGCTGATCACGCCGTTCACCGCGCTGTTCGTGCACGGGAGCTGGCTGCACCTGCTGGGGAACCTGCTGTTCCTGTACGTGTTCGGCGCGATGGCCGAGGAGCGCATGGGCAGGGTGCGGTTCGCGCTGTTCTACGTGGGCTGCGGCTATGCGGCGCTGGTCTGCTACGCGGCGGCGCACGTGGACTCCGAGCAGACCCTGGTGGGGGCGTCGGGGGCGATCTCCGCGGTCCTCGGCGCGTTCCTGTACCTCTTCCCCAAGGCGCGGGTGACCAGCCTGTTCCCGTTCCTGTTCTTCCTGCCGCTGCGCTTCCCCGCCTGGATCGTGCTGGTCTTCTGGTTCGCCCTCCAGTGGGCGGCGGCGCAGAGCGCGGGCAGCGGACCGGGGGTGGCGTATCTGGCGCATGTGGCGGGGTTCGCGGCCGGGTTCCTGTGCGCCTGGGGACTCCACGGGCGGAGGACTAGAGTGAAGGTTCCAGCCACGGCCACCGAGGGAGACAGCCAGCCGTGA
- a CDS encoding glycosyltransferase 87 family protein: MTGRTPTGAGPWPYAVWALTRAWLLACVFKVVTVAGPDVTVDVSVIYRAWYATLLTGTYPLDDVTWQYPPGAALAILSPALLPFWEYATALFVLVLVCDALVVVLLLYAGRRPGTRTAGAWVWVVGVPLLGPTVYARYDLMVTAVAVAALLAGVREPRALGVLAAFGALLKGWPVLLLVGVRKGWPTRAAWGAAALGAAGLAAAFALWMPGAFAFLAFQRDRGTEVESLGALVFHVARHFGWEGRVELRYGSLEFLGPHVELVSTLALGLAALALVWLLVWRLRARTFTVHTPAEAAFTAVLLFTVTSRVISPQYVVWLVGLAAACLVFRGAAMTLPAVLVVVSAGVTLLEFPIGFGQVVASDAWGVALLVVRNGLLVAASLIAARRLWRSTVPGRPGDRAAVAGGQPSRVAR; encoded by the coding sequence ATGACGGGACGAACACCCACGGGCGCGGGGCCGTGGCCGTACGCGGTCTGGGCGCTGACCCGCGCCTGGTTGCTGGCCTGTGTGTTCAAGGTGGTCACGGTGGCGGGCCCGGACGTCACGGTGGACGTCTCGGTGATCTACCGGGCCTGGTACGCGACCCTGCTGACCGGCACGTATCCGCTGGACGACGTGACCTGGCAGTACCCGCCCGGCGCGGCGCTGGCCATCCTCTCCCCCGCCCTGCTGCCGTTCTGGGAGTACGCGACCGCGCTCTTCGTGCTGGTGCTGGTCTGCGACGCGCTGGTGGTGGTGCTGCTGCTGTACGCGGGGCGGCGGCCCGGCACGAGAACCGCGGGCGCGTGGGTGTGGGTCGTGGGGGTGCCGCTGCTGGGGCCGACGGTCTACGCCCGCTACGACCTGATGGTGACGGCGGTCGCGGTGGCGGCGCTGCTGGCCGGGGTGCGGGAGCCCCGCGCGCTGGGGGTGCTGGCCGCGTTCGGGGCGCTGCTGAAGGGGTGGCCGGTGCTGCTGCTGGTGGGGGTGCGCAAGGGGTGGCCGACACGGGCGGCCTGGGGGGCGGCGGCGCTGGGCGCTGCGGGGCTCGCGGCGGCGTTCGCGCTCTGGATGCCGGGGGCGTTCGCGTTCCTGGCCTTCCAGCGGGACCGGGGCACCGAGGTCGAGTCGCTGGGGGCGCTGGTCTTCCACGTGGCGCGGCACTTCGGCTGGGAGGGTCGGGTGGAGCTGCGGTACGGCTCGCTGGAGTTCCTCGGACCGCACGTGGAGCTGGTGTCGACGCTTGCGCTGGGGCTCGCGGCCCTGGCGCTGGTCTGGCTGCTGGTGTGGCGGCTGCGGGCCCGGACCTTCACGGTGCACACCCCGGCCGAGGCGGCGTTCACGGCGGTGCTGCTGTTCACGGTCACCAGCCGGGTGATCAGCCCGCAGTACGTGGTGTGGCTGGTCGGGCTGGCCGCGGCCTGCCTGGTGTTCCGGGGCGCGGCGATGACGCTGCCGGCCGTCCTGGTGGTGGTGTCGGCGGGGGTGACGCTGTTGGAGTTCCCGATCGGCTTCGGCCAGGTGGTGGCGAGCGACGCGTGGGGCGTGGCGCTCCTCGTCGTACGGAACGGGCTGCTGGTGGCGGCCTCGCTGATCGCGGCGCGGCGGCTGTGGCGGTCGACGGTGCCGGGGAGGCCCGGTGACCGGGCGGCGGTGGCCGGGGGTCAGCCGAGCCGGGTGGCCAGGTAG
- a CDS encoding NYN domain-containing protein has protein sequence MEQPTSGAGPADEADGGAEVLGRPLPEGVRRRVIALVADAFGGLTVSELPAQLRQYARFTPTRRAKFAGNAMAAALAGDAAFRQRIGERLGQSQPELAAALEAGSPPAAADPLDVAAAAYVLRPVGWVKLVEAAGEEAQRADAERADEETRRELDHLREELERARAHTRAETERLRTELEATRKEAESLHRKLRSAQSEVKRGEAALRRSVAETDAVRAESAAQLSAVESESRRLKGRLGEAEAALEASRRAAREGRSVEDMRLRLLLDTVLDAASGLRRELALPPATTHPADTVDALEPGRMSPKDIAARALSETDPALLDQLLALPQAHLIVDGYNVTKTGYPQMPLEKQRLRLLGGLSVLAAQTGAEMTCVFDGAELAAPVLLAPPRGVRVLFSKPGVTADEVIRQLARAEPPGRPVVVVSTDREVADGVAKAGARPVASVLLLKRLSRV, from the coding sequence GTGGAACAGCCGACCAGCGGCGCCGGACCGGCCGATGAGGCCGACGGCGGTGCAGAGGTGCTCGGCCGTCCGCTGCCCGAGGGTGTGCGACGGCGGGTGATCGCCCTGGTCGCGGATGCCTTCGGTGGTCTGACCGTCTCCGAACTGCCCGCCCAGCTGCGGCAGTACGCCAGATTCACCCCGACCCGGCGCGCGAAGTTCGCGGGGAACGCGATGGCCGCCGCGCTGGCGGGCGACGCCGCCTTCCGGCAGCGGATCGGGGAGCGGCTCGGCCAGTCCCAGCCGGAGCTGGCCGCCGCCCTGGAGGCGGGTTCGCCGCCCGCCGCAGCAGATCCCCTCGATGTGGCCGCGGCCGCCTACGTGTTGCGCCCGGTCGGCTGGGTCAAGCTGGTCGAGGCCGCCGGCGAGGAGGCTCAGCGCGCCGACGCGGAGCGGGCGGACGAGGAGACCCGGCGCGAGCTGGACCATCTGCGCGAGGAGCTGGAGCGGGCCCGCGCCCACACCCGCGCCGAGACCGAACGGCTGCGCACCGAGCTGGAGGCGACCCGCAAGGAGGCCGAGTCGCTGCACCGCAAGCTGCGCAGCGCCCAGAGCGAGGTCAAGCGGGGCGAGGCCGCCCTGCGTCGCAGCGTGGCCGAGACCGATGCCGTACGGGCCGAGTCGGCCGCCCAGCTCTCCGCCGTGGAGAGCGAGTCGCGGCGGCTCAAGGGGCGGCTGGGGGAGGCCGAGGCGGCCCTGGAAGCGAGCCGCCGGGCGGCCCGCGAGGGGCGGTCGGTGGAGGACATGCGGCTGCGGCTGCTCCTGGACACCGTGCTGGACGCGGCCTCGGGGCTGCGGCGTGAGCTGGCGCTGCCCCCGGCGACGACGCATCCCGCCGACACCGTGGACGCGCTGGAGCCCGGCCGGATGTCGCCCAAGGACATCGCCGCCCGAGCTCTTTCGGAGACCGACCCGGCCCTGCTGGACCAGCTGCTGGCGCTGCCGCAGGCCCACCTCATCGTGGACGGCTACAACGTCACCAAGACCGGCTACCCCCAGATGCCGCTGGAGAAGCAGCGGTTGCGGCTGCTGGGCGGGCTCTCGGTGCTCGCGGCGCAGACCGGCGCCGAGATGACCTGTGTCTTCGACGGGGCCGAACTGGCCGCCCCGGTGCTGCTCGCGCCGCCGCGCGGCGTGCGGGTGCTGTTCAGCAAGCCCGGTGTCACGGCGGACGAGGTGATCCGCCAACTCGCCCGCGCGGAGCCGCCGGGACGGCCCGTGGTGGTCGTCTCCACGGACCGGGAGGTGGCGGACGGCGTGGCGAAGGCCGGGGCGCGGCCGGTCGCGTCCGTCTTGCTCCTCAAACGTCTTTCGCGCGTCTAA
- a CDS encoding C40 family peptidase, with protein sequence MVSHRRCTQSGFTRGVRVTVISAAAATAAATLTAAPASADPKETRQSAKAAVDRLHEEAERATERFNAAGERVDRLRGEADRALDATARGQERVNRMRNELGAMAGAQYRTGSIDPSLALLLSADPDTYLEQAAALDRAGARQAMTLDKLRHAQRTMAQTRAEATRALADLERNRAAVARHKRAVEGKLREARRLLDSLPPEERASFDRASRSGRDDVSGLSGLGPASGRAMSAVAAVHQALGRPYVWGANGPSGFDCSGLMQWAYAQAGVSLPRTSQAQRYAGRMVPLSRAQPGDLVAYRADASHIGMYVGNGQVIHAPYPGAAVRYDPVGMMPVSSVTRI encoded by the coding sequence GTGGTGTCCCATCGCCGTTGCACACAGTCCGGCTTCACGAGAGGCGTTCGCGTCACGGTCATCTCGGCGGCCGCCGCCACCGCGGCGGCGACGCTGACCGCGGCCCCGGCGAGCGCCGACCCGAAGGAGACGCGGCAGAGTGCGAAGGCCGCCGTCGACCGCCTCCACGAGGAGGCCGAGCGGGCCACCGAGCGGTTCAACGCGGCCGGGGAGCGGGTGGACCGGCTGCGCGGCGAGGCGGACCGCGCCCTGGACGCCACGGCCCGTGGCCAGGAACGCGTGAACCGGATGCGCAACGAGCTCGGCGCGATGGCGGGCGCCCAGTACCGCACCGGCTCCATCGACCCCTCGCTCGCGCTGCTGCTCTCCGCCGACCCCGACACCTACCTGGAGCAGGCCGCCGCCCTCGACCGGGCCGGGGCCCGCCAGGCCATGACCCTGGACAAGCTGCGGCACGCCCAGCGCACGATGGCCCAGACCCGCGCCGAGGCCACCCGCGCCCTGGCCGACCTGGAGCGCAACCGGGCCGCCGTCGCCCGCCACAAGCGCGCCGTCGAGGGCAAGCTCCGCGAGGCCCGCCGGCTGCTCGACTCGCTGCCGCCCGAGGAACGCGCCTCCTTCGACCGGGCCTCGCGCTCCGGCCGCGACGACGTGTCCGGCCTCTCCGGCCTCGGCCCCGCGTCCGGCCGCGCGATGTCCGCCGTCGCCGCCGTCCACCAGGCGCTCGGCAGACCCTATGTCTGGGGCGCCAACGGCCCTTCCGGATTCGACTGTTCCGGCCTGATGCAGTGGGCCTACGCCCAAGCCGGGGTGAGCCTGCCCCGCACCTCCCAGGCCCAGCGCTACGCCGGCCGCATGGTGCCGCTCTCCCGAGCGCAACCCGGCGACCTGGTCGCCTACCGGGCCGACGCCAGCCACATCGGCATGTACGTCGGCAACGGCCAGGTCATCCACGCCCCCTACCCGGGCGCAGCGGTCCGCTACGACCCGGTCGGCATGATGCCCGTCTCCTCGGTCACCCGGATCTGA
- a CDS encoding NlpC/P60 family protein, producing MASHRRPKQPSRARVTVLTATAAAAVALTSQAAHADPKPSKNEVKAKVDKLYHEAEAATEKYNGAKEQQDNLKKEVDALQDKVARGQAELNTLRTELGSIATAQYRSGGIDPSVALFLASDPDSFLDQASALDQLTVKQTESLQKIQSKQRTLAQQRKEAQDKLGDLADVRKALGENKKKYQAKLADAQQLLNTLTQAERAKMKQEEQRASRDAGDRVQLGNEAPASNRGAAALAAAATQLGKPYVSGATGPNAYDCSGLTQWAFAQANVHISRTTFTQHNDGTKIGRSQLRPGDLVFFNNLAHVGFYAGNNQILHAPKPGTVVRYESMDYMGTFQFGVRI from the coding sequence GTGGCGTCCCACCGTCGTCCCAAGCAGCCGAGCCGTGCCCGTGTCACCGTGCTCACCGCGACTGCCGCCGCCGCCGTGGCCCTGACCTCCCAGGCCGCCCACGCCGACCCCAAGCCGAGCAAGAACGAAGTCAAGGCGAAGGTCGACAAGCTCTACCACGAGGCCGAGGCCGCCACCGAGAAGTACAACGGTGCCAAGGAGCAGCAGGACAACCTGAAGAAGGAAGTCGACGCGCTCCAGGACAAGGTCGCCCGCGGTCAGGCCGAGCTCAACACGCTGCGCACCGAACTCGGTTCGATCGCCACCGCGCAGTACCGCTCCGGCGGCATCGACCCCTCCGTGGCCCTCTTCCTCGCCTCGGACCCGGACAGCTTCCTCGACCAGGCCTCCGCGCTCGACCAGCTGACGGTCAAGCAGACGGAGTCGCTGCAGAAGATCCAGTCCAAGCAGCGCACCCTCGCCCAGCAGCGCAAGGAAGCCCAGGACAAGCTCGGCGACCTCGCCGACGTCCGCAAGGCGCTCGGCGAGAACAAGAAGAAGTACCAGGCCAAGCTCGCCGACGCCCAGCAGCTCCTCAACACGCTGACCCAGGCCGAGCGCGCCAAGATGAAGCAGGAGGAGCAGCGCGCCAGCCGCGACGCCGGCGACCGGGTCCAGCTCGGCAACGAGGCCCCCGCGTCCAACCGCGGCGCCGCCGCTCTGGCCGCCGCCGCCACCCAGCTCGGCAAGCCGTACGTCTCCGGCGCCACCGGCCCCAACGCCTACGACTGCTCCGGCCTGACCCAGTGGGCCTTCGCCCAGGCGAACGTCCACATCAGCCGGACCACGTTCACCCAGCACAACGACGGCACGAAGATCGGCCGCAGCCAGCTGAGGCCGGGCGACCTGGTGTTCTTCAACAACCTGGCGCACGTCGGCTTCTACGCCGGCAACAACCAGATCCTGCACGCCCCGAAGCCGGGCACCGTCGTCCGCTACGAGTCGATGGACTACATGGGCACCTTCCAGTTCGGCGTCCGTATCTGA
- the trpD gene encoding anthranilate phosphoribosyltransferase, with protein MNVVTPSGGDGVAAPSWPGLLNPLLRGEDLSSEETAWAMDRIMSGEATDAQIAGFAVALRAKGETVEEVTGLVRAMYTHANTIEVPGRTVDIVGTGGDLAKTVNISTMSAIVIAGTGAKVVKHGNRAASSASGSSDVLEKLGVNLELTPRRVVEVAEQAGITFCFAVKFHPALRYAAKARKELGAQTTFNILGPLTNPARVRAQAVGVADARMAPIVAGVLAERGNSALVFRGDDGLDELTTTATSRVWVVRDGTVREEAFDPRDVGLPIVPVEALRGADASYNADVARRLLDGEGGAVREAVLLNSAAALVALDPGTGTLAEQLAAKIAVAADSIDSGAAKRALERWVAVSNA; from the coding sequence ATGAACGTGGTGACCCCGAGCGGCGGCGACGGCGTGGCGGCCCCTTCCTGGCCCGGCCTCCTGAACCCCCTGCTGCGCGGCGAGGACCTCAGCTCCGAGGAGACCGCCTGGGCCATGGACCGCATCATGAGCGGCGAGGCGACCGACGCGCAGATCGCCGGGTTCGCCGTGGCCCTGCGGGCCAAGGGCGAGACCGTCGAGGAGGTCACCGGGCTGGTCCGCGCGATGTACACCCACGCCAACACCATCGAGGTGCCGGGCCGCACGGTCGACATCGTCGGCACCGGCGGCGACCTCGCCAAGACGGTCAACATCTCGACCATGTCCGCGATCGTCATCGCCGGCACCGGCGCCAAGGTCGTCAAGCACGGCAACCGCGCCGCCTCCTCCGCCAGCGGCTCCTCCGACGTGCTGGAGAAGCTCGGCGTCAATCTGGAGCTGACTCCGCGGCGGGTCGTCGAGGTCGCCGAGCAGGCGGGCATCACCTTCTGCTTCGCCGTGAAGTTCCACCCCGCCCTGCGCTACGCGGCCAAGGCCCGCAAGGAGCTCGGCGCGCAGACCACGTTCAACATCCTGGGCCCCCTCACCAACCCGGCGCGGGTCCGCGCCCAGGCGGTCGGCGTCGCCGACGCCCGGATGGCGCCCATCGTCGCGGGTGTCCTGGCGGAACGGGGCAACAGCGCCCTGGTCTTCCGCGGCGACGACGGACTGGACGAGCTGACCACCACCGCCACCTCCCGCGTCTGGGTGGTCCGCGACGGCACGGTCCGCGAGGAGGCGTTCGACCCGCGCGACGTGGGGCTGCCCATCGTCCCGGTCGAGGCCCTGCGCGGCGCGGACGCCTCGTACAACGCCGATGTGGCCCGCCGCCTGCTGGACGGCGAGGGCGGTGCGGTACGCGAAGCGGTCCTGCTCAACTCGGCGGCGGCCCTGGTCGCCCTCGATCCGGGGACCGGGACGCTGGCCGAACAGCTCGCGGCGAAGATCGCGGTCGCGGCCGACTCCATCGATTCCGGGGCGGCCAAGCGCGCTCTGGAGCGCTGGGTGGCGGTCAGCAACGCCTGA
- a CDS encoding Lrp/AsnC family transcriptional regulator translates to MITAIVLIKTSVDRIPEIAEAIAALDSVSEVFSVTGTYDLIAMVRVARHDDLADIIPGRISKIPGVEGTDTHVAFRTYSQHDLEAAFAIGLDA, encoded by the coding sequence GTGATCACCGCGATCGTGCTCATCAAGACCAGCGTGGACCGGATTCCGGAGATCGCCGAGGCCATCGCCGCCCTGGACAGCGTCAGCGAGGTCTTCTCCGTCACCGGCACCTACGACCTGATCGCCATGGTCCGTGTCGCCCGGCACGACGACCTCGCGGACATCATCCCCGGCCGGATCAGCAAGATCCCCGGCGTCGAGGGGACCGACACCCACGTGGCCTTCCGGACGTACTCCCAGCACGACCTGGAGGCCGCCTTCGCCATCGGCCTCGACGCGTAG
- a CDS encoding ubiquinol-cytochrome c reductase cytochrome b subunit: MSTATTNPSAAETASGRKAPAGERVADWADGRLGIYGLAKANMRKIFPDHWSFMLGEVCLYSFIIIILTGVYLTLFFQPSMGEIVYHGPYEPMQGIRMSEAYASTLKISFEVRGGLLVRQIHHWAALIFLAGMFVHMMRVFFTGAFRKPREINWLFGFLLFVLGMFTGFTGYSLPDDLLSGTGVRFTQGAILSVPIVGTYISMFLFGGEFPGHDFVARFYSVHILLLPGIMLGLLVAHLILVFYHKHTQFAGPGRTNKNVVGMPLLPVYMAKAGGFFFLVFGIIAVISAIATINPIWAIGPYRVDQVSTGAQPDWYMGFAEGLVRVMPGWEINLWGHTLVLGVFIPLVAFGLVLGVIALYPFIESWVTGDKREHHILDRPRNAPTRTAFGVAWITAYFVGLIGGGNDLWATHFHLSINAITWFVRIFFFLGPVIAFIVTKRICLGLQRRDRDKVLHGRESGIIKRLPHGEFVEVHEPLSPAQLHTLTAHEQYKPLELGPAVDENGVKRKISPVQKLRAKLSKGFYGEGNQIPKATPEEYKEISEGHGHH, translated from the coding sequence ATGAGTACTGCGACGACAAACCCCTCCGCCGCCGAAACGGCGAGCGGGCGCAAGGCCCCGGCGGGCGAGCGGGTCGCCGACTGGGCGGACGGCCGACTGGGCATCTACGGCCTGGCCAAGGCCAACATGCGCAAGATCTTCCCGGACCACTGGTCCTTCATGCTCGGTGAGGTCTGCCTCTACAGCTTCATCATCATCATCCTCACGGGTGTGTATCTGACGCTGTTCTTCCAGCCGAGCATGGGCGAGATCGTCTACCACGGTCCGTACGAGCCCATGCAGGGCATCCGGATGTCCGAGGCGTACGCCTCGACGCTGAAGATCAGCTTCGAGGTCCGCGGTGGTCTGCTCGTGCGGCAGATCCACCACTGGGCCGCGCTGATCTTCCTGGCCGGCATGTTCGTGCACATGATGCGCGTCTTCTTCACGGGCGCCTTCCGCAAGCCGCGCGAGATCAACTGGCTGTTCGGCTTCCTGCTGTTCGTGCTCGGCATGTTCACCGGGTTCACCGGCTACTCCCTCCCGGACGACCTGCTGTCCGGTACGGGTGTCCGCTTCACCCAGGGCGCGATCCTGTCCGTGCCGATCGTCGGCACGTACATCTCGATGTTCCTGTTCGGCGGCGAGTTCCCCGGCCACGACTTCGTGGCCCGGTTCTACTCGGTCCACATCCTGCTGCTGCCGGGCATCATGCTCGGCCTGCTGGTGGCCCACCTGATCCTGGTCTTCTACCACAAGCACACGCAGTTCGCGGGTCCCGGCCGGACCAACAAGAACGTCGTCGGCATGCCGCTGCTGCCCGTGTACATGGCGAAGGCCGGAGGGTTCTTCTTCCTCGTCTTCGGCATCATCGCGGTCATCTCGGCCATCGCCACGATCAACCCGATCTGGGCCATCGGCCCCTACCGGGTCGACCAGGTGTCCACCGGCGCCCAGCCCGACTGGTACATGGGCTTCGCCGAGGGTCTGGTCCGTGTGATGCCGGGCTGGGAGATCAACCTGTGGGGTCACACGCTCGTCCTGGGCGTGTTCATCCCGCTGGTCGCCTTCGGCCTGGTGCTCGGCGTCATCGCGCTCTACCCGTTCATCGAGTCCTGGGTCACCGGCGACAAGCGCGAGCACCACATCCTGGACCGCCCGCGCAACGCCCCGACGCGTACCGCGTTCGGCGTCGCCTGGATCACGGCGTACTTCGTCGGCCTCATCGGCGGCGGCAACGACCTGTGGGCCACGCACTTCCACCTGTCGATCAACGCCATCACCTGGTTCGTCCGGATCTTCTTCTTCCTCGGACCGGTCATCGCGTTCATCGTCACCAAGCGGATCTGCCTCGGCCTCCAGCGCCGCGACCGGGACAAGGTGCTGCACGGACGCGAGTCCGGCATCATCAAGCGCCTGCCGCACGGTGAGTTCGTGGAGGTCCACGAGCCGCTCAGCCCCGCGCAGCTGCACACGCTCACGGCGCACGAGCAGTACAAGCCGCTCGAACTCGGCCCCGCGGTCGACGAGAACGGCGTGAAGCGCAAGATCTCCCCGGTGCAGAAGCTGCGCGCCAAGCTCAGCAAGGGGTTCTACGGCGAGGGGAACCAGATCCCCAAGGCGACCCCCGAGGAGTACAAGGAGATCAGCGAGGGCCACGGCCACCACTGA
- a CDS encoding aminotransferase class V-fold PLP-dependent enzyme: MSVTTAALDPSVCAPLPVLGQDVTVPLVTGGEVTYAALDYAASAPALQRVWDDVAAYAPYYGSVHRGAGYLSQLSTDLFESSRRTVAEFLGCRDDDQVVFTRSTTDSLNLLAAALPADCQVFVYETEHHASLLPWRDARVTYLDAPRTPDRAVEILERALAGRDPYGPALVCVTGASNVTGELWPVKELAAAAHAHGARIVLDAAQLAPHHPVDIAELGVDWVAFSGHKLYAPFGSGVLAGRADWLRAAEPYLAGGGASRTVARRADGGVDVDWHTTAARHEAGSPNVIGVYSIASACKALTEAGFDHLVAREQELVSRVLDGLAEVPEVRVLSLFGDDAPRVGVISFVVRGWNSSHFAAALSAEYGIGVRDGLFCAHPLVRTLLGSDPQEPGECGAPEAEPGERSLNAIRVSFGAGTPDEHIDRFLRAVTELVRDGARWNYRTEDGRCVPDRGEAAQV, translated from the coding sequence ATGTCTGTCACCACCGCTGCCCTCGACCCGTCGGTTTGTGCCCCGCTGCCCGTTCTGGGCCAGGACGTCACCGTTCCGCTCGTCACCGGCGGTGAGGTCACCTACGCCGCGCTCGACTACGCCGCCAGCGCGCCGGCTCTCCAGCGGGTCTGGGACGACGTCGCCGCGTACGCCCCGTACTACGGCAGCGTCCACCGCGGCGCCGGCTACCTCTCGCAGCTCTCCACCGACCTCTTCGAGAGCAGCCGCCGTACGGTCGCGGAGTTCCTCGGCTGCCGCGACGACGACCAGGTGGTCTTCACCCGCTCCACGACCGACTCCCTCAACCTGCTGGCCGCCGCGCTCCCCGCCGACTGCCAGGTCTTCGTGTACGAGACCGAGCACCACGCCTCCCTGCTGCCCTGGCGCGACGCCCGCGTCACCTACCTCGACGCGCCCCGTACCCCGGACCGGGCGGTCGAGATCCTGGAGCGCGCGCTGGCCGGCCGCGACCCCTACGGTCCCGCCCTCGTCTGCGTCACCGGCGCCTCCAACGTGACCGGCGAGCTGTGGCCGGTGAAGGAACTCGCCGCCGCCGCCCACGCGCACGGTGCCCGGATCGTCCTGGACGCCGCCCAGCTGGCGCCGCACCACCCCGTGGACATCGCCGAACTGGGCGTCGACTGGGTCGCGTTCTCCGGCCACAAGCTGTACGCGCCCTTCGGCTCCGGCGTCCTGGCCGGCCGCGCCGACTGGCTCCGGGCCGCCGAGCCCTACCTCGCCGGCGGCGGCGCGTCCCGCACGGTCGCCCGCCGCGCCGACGGGGGCGTGGACGTGGACTGGCACACCACCGCCGCCCGCCACGAGGCCGGTTCGCCCAACGTCATCGGCGTCTACTCCATCGCCTCCGCCTGCAAGGCCCTGACCGAGGCGGGCTTCGACCACCTGGTCGCGCGGGAGCAGGAGCTGGTCTCGCGGGTCCTCGACGGGCTGGCCGAGGTGCCCGAGGTGCGGGTGCTCTCCCTGTTCGGCGACGACGCGCCGCGGGTCGGTGTCATCTCCTTCGTGGTGCGCGGCTGGAACAGCTCGCACTTCGCCGCCGCCCTCTCCGCGGAGTACGGCATCGGCGTCCGCGACGGCCTGTTCTGCGCCCACCCGCTGGTGCGCACCCTGCTCGGCAGCGACCCGCAGGAGCCGGGGGAGTGCGGGGCGCCGGAGGCGGAGCCGGGGGAGAGGTCCCTGAACGCGATCCGGGTGAGCTTCGGCGCCGGTACGCCCGACGAGCACATCGACCGCTTCCTGCGCGCGGTCACCGAGCTGGTCCGCGACGGAGCCCGCTGGAACTACCGCACCGAGGACGGCCGCTGCGTCCCGGACCGCGGCGAGGCCGCACAGGTCTGA